A stretch of DNA from Mesorhizobium onobrychidis:
CCGAGCCTCGGGTCCTTGTTTTCAGTCGAGCCATTGCGAGTGGCTGAGCCTGACTTTTCGACCGATCCGGTCGCGCCGCAATCGAGCTTGACGTTGGTGTCGGCGCAGGCTGCGGCCGGCACCTGCTTGCCGAGCTGGCTCTCGCTGGCGAAGGCCGCGCCCGAGAATGCCAGGACGGCCGCGAGGGCGAAGATCGTCTTTTTCATTGTTTGGCTCCGGTTCAACCGCTGATTCTTTTCCGTACATGTACGATACGTCGTACATATACGCCAGACCATCGCGGGGTTCAAGTCAGAAGTCGTACATGTACGAACAATTTTATTTGAATTTGGGAATCGCATCGCCAGCACGCGACGAGATGCGCACGCGGCGCCGTTCACCCGTGCCTTACAAGATCTTCAGCTATCCGAAACCGAAGGAACCCTTCAGCAGTTGACCGGCGTCTCGGTCAGCGGCGGCACGTCCTGCGTGGCCAGCGCGGCAAGCGTGAAGTCGCACATCCGCTTCACGAACGCCTGCTGGTCGCCGAACGGATAGAAAGGAAAGGTGATCAGCAGCGAGATCGTGCCGTGGCCGACCGCCCACAGCATGGTGGCGATGGCGCGCGGATCGCCCTTGAGCCTGCCGGCGGCAACGCAGGCCTCCACCCTATTGATCAGCACTTTCATCAACGGGTTGCCCTCCTGCATTTCGGCGAAGGTCCTGCCTTCCGGGGGCTTGACCTTTTCGGTCATGAATATCGTGCGATATTCGTTGGGGTTGCCAAGGCCGAAGGCCGCGTATTCGGTCATCACCACCTGCAGCGCCTCGATCGGATCGTCGGCCGGGTGATCCTCGATGCGCTTGGCCAGAGTCTCGAACGCATCCTCCGCCAGCGCGAACAAGATGTCCTGCTTGTCGGCAAAATAGGAATAGACCGACATCGGTGCATAGCCGACGCGCTTCGCCAGCTTGCGGATGGTGAGGCCCTCATAGCCTTCCTCCTGCACGAGCTTGTGCGCCGCATCGACAAGTTCGGAGCGCAGTTCGGCCTTTTGTTTCTCGCGGCGTGTCTGGACGCTGAGCGGCAATTTTCGCCTGCCTTCTGTTAGTCGCTGTTAGTGGCTGGCTAATTTATATACGCTGTACGGAATCGGACAAGGCGATGTCAAAATCGGCGTTGCCAAAATCGGCTTCGCAGCACTCCGATTGGCTATACCGCTTCTGAGCCATTTTCGCCCGAACATCGATACAAGTGTTACCCGGGCAGAAATGACGCGACATCGGACTGTTACAACCAGAGGTTGGCTGGCGGCTCTGCAAGAAATTTTCTTTCTGGGCCGATACGATCATGACCGAG
This window harbors:
- a CDS encoding DUF680 domain-containing protein, which produces MKKTIFALAAVLAFSGAAFASESQLGKQVPAAACADTNVKLDCGATGSVEKSGSATRNGSTENKDPRLGIDIDPWIVPSTF
- a CDS encoding TetR/AcrR family transcriptional regulator; its protein translation is MPLSVQTRREKQKAELRSELVDAAHKLVQEEGYEGLTIRKLAKRVGYAPMSVYSYFADKQDILFALAEDAFETLAKRIEDHPADDPIEALQVVMTEYAAFGLGNPNEYRTIFMTEKVKPPEGRTFAEMQEGNPLMKVLINRVEACVAAGRLKGDPRAIATMLWAVGHGTISLLITFPFYPFGDQQAFVKRMCDFTLAALATQDVPPLTETPVNC